The genomic window TTATTCTATTAAAGTCTCGTATATTTGTCaaaaagtagtttctttttaaaaagtgattttCATAAGAACTAGATTCctataaatttgattaaaaaaaaatatatgtttgatagtgtattgaaaaattagtcaaaaaacaatttttagtgtttggctatgccatgaaaaataaattgaaaaattatttattaatattttttttcaagtttatctaatatgtaaaacattaaatataacTATTTGACTACatataagaaaacaattatatataaaaattgtaatggtggaattgtttttattatatcatatatttatatatagtttgttttataaaatattcgaATGTATTtactatataatataatataagtattttaaatataatattataaacatatagctattttttggtgtttggagaagattgaaaataaacttttttgtatagtattctaattttataatataatttatatgatttaaaatgtatgattattgttaattataatatctttgtattcaaatgtattttctagcaattttatctaaattaaagtattatatgcactaatatatcaaattaatatacttttatattGTAAATTAATATATCCTAatatgttatttcttatataaatatatttttaatttattatttttttaataatattatattttaaagtattttatttataataataataataataataatgtatcattttagtttttaaatctttaatgaaaagtatttttttaattttaaataaaaaacatttttttttcatttaaattttatgttttcttttgacaaaactaattttttataatatagttaaatatgaaaaagttaAGAGTTGTATTTTATAGGGAGTGTTTGAAAGGATGATAacgattgtttttaaaaatatttttttttgaaagtgcattaaaataatattttattattttttaaaaattatttttaatattagcattttaaaatgatatgaaaaataaaaaaaatattaatttaaaataaaaaaataatttttaaatttttttcaaagaagttttttttaaaaaaaacaaacagcacatattttcaaaaaaaaaacaaacatggacAACTCGGTTGGTGTGATAGGTTATCTTTCTCATTGAGTTTTGAACCTTAAAAGACTAAAATACCCATTCTCATTTCCACCCCCATTTCCCTATAAAACTCAATAGTTAAGCCCAATTCAGTCCAATAAAGAAAAAGCATCCAGCCATTAGCAACGAGCATGTACCTTTTCAATCTCCTCCCTCGACCATTTCCTCACCTTCCATGACAAACAGTTAAAACCAAAAACAGCATCAACTCCATCAGCCAAAATGAACGAAAATCCCAACAGAGCCGAAGCCGAGCGCCTTCTCGGAATAGCTGAGAAACTCTTACAATCACGAGATCTCAGCGGCACAAAAGACTTCGCAGTTTTAGCTCAAGAAACCGAACCCCTTTTGGAAGGCTCAGAACAGATCTTAGCCGTTGCCGATGTGCTTTTATCAGCCGAAAAACGCATCAACAATCACCACGACTGGTACTCGATCCTGCAAATCAGCCAAAAAACTGACGATTCCGAACTTGTAAAAAAGCAGTATCGTCGCCTCGCATTACTCCTCCATCCAGACAAGAACAGGTACCCTTTCGCGGACCATGCCTTCAAGCTTGTCGCTGATGCTTGGGCTGTTTTGTCTGATACTTGTAAAAAAACGTTGTACGATAATGAATTGAGTTTGTTTTCGAAGATTGATTTGTCTACTTCAGGGAAATTACCGGTCAGGAGAAGCCAGAGACCGGTTGGCCATAAAAAGgctgaaaatttgaaaactaaTGTCAATAACGTGAGTAATCAACAAGAAGGGCAGGGACAGAGAGCTAAATTATCTTCGTTCTGGACCGCATGTCCGTATTGTTATATTTTGTATGAGTATCCTAGGGTTTACGAGAATTGTTGTTTGCGGTGTCAAAACTGCCAGAGAGGGTTTCATGCGGTTTTAATACCGTCACTGCCGCCTCTGGTTCCCGGGCAGGAGTCTTATTATTGTTGCTGGGGGTTCTTTCCTTTGGGGTTTACACTTGGTATTGCAGGGAGTGGGGAGAAAAATGGCGGGGGAGGTGCGGGGTTTCCTAATTGGATGCCGCCAGTGTTTGGAACAGAGCAGCTGCAAGGAGGTGATAAGAATTGTGTCAACGTGGCGGCAAATGTGGGCGGTAAGAGTGGTAGCGGTGGTGGCCATGGTGGCGCTGGTATGAGGAGTAATGCTGCATCTGCCACGCCAGTGAGGGTTGATGGGGAGAGTAAGGATAGAATGGTGGAGGCTTCTGGTAGGAGTGCAATGGGAATGCCTGGGAGTGCAACGGGCACGGCTGGGAATTCAACGGGGATGGCAGGGCCCAGGAAGAGAGGAAGGCCTAGGAAATATCCTGTGCAGGCGTAGTTTGTGATGTCTGATGTGTAGTCAGTAAGTGCAATGTGGTGGAAAGGAATAGAATGTGAAGGTGTTGACGGCTGAAGGATGGGAGTCTTTTTGCAGCTGGCTAAGTTTCGGGACTTCGTAGGTATTGTTGTTGTAACCTTTTtgcttttagttgttttgtagAGTTCAAATGTTATGATGCAACTGACTGCGTATAGTTGATATGTAACATTTTATGATGTGTAGCAATGTCCTTTCAGCAGTTTATGCAATGTGTCTGTAAAACTTGTTCCGTGTTTCACTAAATGTACATTTTGTACGATGGTTATCTGTTCTATGCTGAACATTTTAGGCATttagtttcaaaaataaataaataaataaaatgcaggCATTCTATATGAAGTCAATGATTTGTAATGTTGGAATGTGCGAGTAAATGTAGGTAAATGCTACTTGAAAGTTCAAAGTAAttagtaatatattttttcatgactATAGATCTATATGTCTGCATGCATACTTATCCTATAATCGAACTATGCTAATACTTTTAGATGTCATCAACATTGCTGCATGTGTTTTAAATTTTCTCCAGATATGTCAATTGATTTACTACggtttttattcatattaactAGATGGTCAAGTTCCTGCTCCCATGACTGAAAGTCAACTAAACAACTGTTCTTACAGTCGTCCTGTAGAAATTGGATGATCTTTTTATTCTTCTCGTGCATTATTTTACTTTCATTTCAGGGGCACAATATACTAGAATCTTGGAGTTCAAAACGTCTAGCATAATTTTGGTTCAAATGCAAATCATTAGAAGTTGTTTCTAGCTCCTTTCATCAGAATAGCTCAATGTTGGCATTGTCCTTGTTTAGTAGTTGTTGGAGTCTTTCCCATGATGTCTTGGTTGGGATGTCCATCTCTAGGCACCGGGTTTTGTTTCTAACCATGTTCTGTTTATGCTGCATAAgctcttttattctttttacctGTTCATTGGGGATTGCATGCTTGTCCTCAGAACTGGCAAAGAATGTTTTTAGGTCAATCTCCAAACATGCTCTATTCTGTGTGTTTCAAACATGGTTGCTGGATTGCATTGTTGGTAAAAAGCCCAAATGAAAAAGAGACTTGTTTTAGTTCAAGTGGAAATGGAAATGTAGACTTAGGTCATCTGGCCAGATTTTAGGTTCTTCctgattttcttttctgtctGAAGTAGTATGTGTAATCTTTATAATCCATCTCTGGTTACCGGATCAAAGCTGAATAGAAAAATGAAGTTGAAAATTATTGTTAACAGGCATCGAAGTTGTCAATGTTCGTCGATGATGGTTAAGTCTGTTTGCATTATTGTCCCAGCTTGATTCACTTTGGCGTGGACAGCTTTTCTGCTGTAGGGTTTTCTGACATCTTGTGATCCTGGAAGTGAAGAAGGTAGAGCTTCTACAGTGCATGTTTGGAAGTCCGATTGAACTGTCTTTTAGCTTTGATTCAATTGTGGCAGGCTTAATTTACTGAATGAATCAGAGTTACATACCGAGAATTTTCTGACTAGTTTTCTCAGATATACATGGTCTCAATATTATCTGCCTTCTGTATCCGTTCATTTAAACTTGTCTAAACTGCCACAGGAGACTGGGAATAAAAGGTCTAGGTGGTCCACCGACTTTCTCGGTTTGGAGCCTTTGATCGCACAACGGTTACTTCGGGGATGGTGAAACTAGACAACAGGTGACACAAAGCAGCCAAGGCAGTCATAAATATTGAATTCCACTGCTGCTGCCTCCACTTTCTCCTCATTTACACCCCTATCGAGTGATTTAGGAACATGTCGCTTTAACAGTTTGACAAACATCAATTAGATTGAGTTTGTAacttaattgaaagaattatattacgattacaaaaaaaaaaaaaaaaacctaggcaTAGATGTTTTCTACATGAATTtatggtgttttattttttcaatttggtaatcaaattttttctcatttaattgattcttttattgTCAAATTAGAACTCCATATAGTCAAATTGAAAGCTCGagaatcaaagtgaaaaaataggTGGTGATTTCAAAGAAGTTGTTGTGGAATGTTCATTTTGATACACAACTTCATATTCCTTAATTTTCAGTTCTTGATttgaaaaaggagaaagagtTGTTGAGTTTCAGTAGTAGAGAGAAGACATTGACTAGAACCAATTTCATCCAAGAAAGACATTGATTTTGGTGTTAATAGGTTATATTCAATAAGTAGAGTTTCACTTGGGTATTCTTTGTCGTCTTCCTTGCTTAAGATGATAGAtctaattttgagaattttttgagttgattttgagtttttgggttatttgagGTCATGTATGAGTTTATGAAAGTGCTTATAgcgttttctaggtgttttgcttaaaaattagttgaaaaccaaattttagactaaaaaaacctAAGACTTGATTTTTCGACGACCTTTTGGTCTCCAGAAACTAAGCGACCAAATGACGTGttgtttgtgttattttttattttaaaaattaaagggtggATGACACATTGTCCaccttttaatattgaaaaaaccttttaatattgaaaaaagaagaagcctgGAACGTATGTCAAACCTCTTTTCATGAGCCTCTGCatgaaccatgttttttttaagggtcATGCGTGCGGGTAAGCCCACACACCTGgcttatttgttcttttttatattttttaatatatttttaaccctttaaacttggaaaaaatatatcatttcatcatttctttgttctttagaggtttttatttttatttgacttgaaaaaaagtgttttttttattatatgactttttaaaaaactagggTTGCTTTTTATTTCATGCATTACCTGGTTGGtgtataattaaatcaaaaataactttggaaaataaaaagttgttaaaTCTAATGAGGTGCATGACCCGAATCGTAAGTTTGACAcaggttaactcaagtttttttttttaatttagtatttatattttcaatttcatcatttaatattaagttgattgaaaattgagcatcataatttatttcagttttcttTTGATGAGGTTACCATAGTCTTATGATCCAGGTCGTAGATTTAGTTGATTCACTCGAATCTATCCAGTTTAATCCAATATgttactattttaatatttttataaagaatatcatttaatttgtgTTAGATTTTCAattcatcattctttttttttttctcttagaaaacatattaatgATGCCTAggcatttttttatatgtccaaaaaaaagattaatttgatctgtttttttttgcgtGTTTTTTTACTATCTGATTTAATAGAAATGTGATTCCAAGAAATAAAGTTGTTAGActatagaaatcaaaattttctacCAATCAAATCTCGTCATGTgttgaatattttgtttttacatgaaatgataaaataaaatttaaataaataacatggaaaaaaaaaatgagctttCTTATATTTCTTGGCCAATGAAAGATTGGCACATGGGATGAAATATTCAAGATATCTTGTCATAAATGCAAGATTCCATCAATAAagatcaatcaataaaattatgtcATGTGGCATTGGAAAAGGACCTGAAATCCCTTGCAAACC from Populus trichocarpa isolate Nisqually-1 chromosome 5, P.trichocarpa_v4.1, whole genome shotgun sequence includes these protein-coding regions:
- the LOC7468854 gene encoding uncharacterized protein LOC7468854 — encoded protein: MNENPNRAEAERLLGIAEKLLQSRDLSGTKDFAVLAQETEPLLEGSEQILAVADVLLSAEKRINNHHDWYSILQISQKTDDSELVKKQYRRLALLLHPDKNRYPFADHAFKLVADAWAVLSDTCKKTLYDNELSLFSKIDLSTSGKLPVRRSQRPVGHKKAENLKTNVNNVSNQQEGQGQRAKLSSFWTACPYCYILYEYPRVYENCCLRCQNCQRGFHAVLIPSLPPLVPGQESYYCCWGFFPLGFTLGIAGSGEKNGGGGAGFPNWMPPVFGTEQLQGGDKNCVNVAANVGGKSGSGGGHGGAGMRSNAASATPVRVDGESKDRMVEASGRSAMGMPGSATGTAGNSTGMAGPRKRGRPRKYPVQA